A section of the Triticum dicoccoides isolate Atlit2015 ecotype Zavitan chromosome 7A, WEW_v2.0, whole genome shotgun sequence genome encodes:
- the LOC119333148 gene encoding uncharacterized protein LOC119333148, whose amino-acid sequence MDRFHDRQHVRLRSRVHGTYLHANDDGRSVSLRSRRATLETAWTVHIYRGKDGTYLLLHSAAYGRYLAATATRAPLALGHLGFRAELRDYDQPEVGAIMWRAVEAGSGGDVMLRNAGGRYLRANGRHLPWNTRVSVDDANNTSTMMCWTLQTVPSRMDVPIPHYPVRVSSP is encoded by the coding sequence ATGGACAGGTTCCACGACAGGCAGCACGTGCGGCTGCGGAGCCGCGTGCACGGCACCTACCTCCACGCCAACGACGACGGGCGGAGCGTCTCCCTCCGCAGTCGCCGCGCGACGCTGGAGACGGCGTGGACGGTGCACATCTACCGAGGCAAAGACGGCACGTACCTGCTCCTCCACAGCGCCGCCTACGGCCGCTACCTCGCCGCCACGGCCACGCGGGCGCCGCTCGCGCTCGGccacctcggcttccgcgccgagcTGCGCGACTACGACCAGCCGGAGGTGGGGGCCATCATGTGGCGGGCCGTGGAGGCGGGTTCCGGCGGGGACGTCATGCTACGCAACGCCGGCGGCCGGTACCTCCGCGCCAACGGCAGGCACCTCCCCTGGAACACCCGCGTCAGCGTCGACGACGCCAACAACACCAGCACCATGATGTGCTGGACCCTCCAGACCGTCCCCTCCAGAATGGATGTGCCTATCCCTCATTATCCTGTTCGCGTGAGTTCGCCATGA